The sequence TGGGCACGACGTTCAGGCGGTAGTAAAGGTCGTTGCGAAACTGCCCGGTATCGACCATTTTTTTTAAATCCCGGTTGGTGGCTGCGATGATGCGGACATTTACTTTCCGGTTCCGGGTGGAACCTACCCGGGTAATCACGCCGTCCTCTAAAAATTTAAGAAGTTTGACCTGGGATGCGGCAGGCAGGTCAGCGATTTCATCCAGAAAAATGATTCCTTTGTCCGCAATTTCAAATTTTCCGGGTTTTCCCTGTTTTCCGGCTCCGGTGAACGCGCCTTTTTCATAACCAAAGAGTTCGCTTTCCACAAGGGTCTCGGGGATAGAGCCACAGTTGATTTTTATCATGGGATGATCTGCCCTGGTCGAGTACCTGTGGATCAGGTCCGAGATCATCCCTTTTCCCGTGCCCGATTCCCCAAGAATCAGCACCGTTGAATCCACCCCGCCAAGTTTCACCGCCTTTTGCATGACGGCAAGATAGTTGGCGCTCTTTGCCACAATCCTTTGGGATTCAGCCTCGTACACCTGCTTTTCAAGAAGATCCCTTTTATACTGGGCATTGAGCAGTGCCTTTTCTTCCAGCTCCCTGTGCAGGCGGCTGATATCGGTGATGTCCCGTTCGTTGACTACCACCCGGACCAGTCGGCCGTTGGCGTCAAACACCGGATTGCCCGTAAGAAAAAGTTTTCTTCCGATTCTGGTTGTCTGCAGAATACTGACTTTTTTACGCTTTTTTAAAACCTCAAGGGTGACGGAGTGGTCGATAATTCCCTCGGCCACAATTTCCGTCATATTCTTGCCAATGGCGTCCTCTGCAATGACATCACTCAGTTTCTCCGAAGCCGGGTTGACCTTGAGCACCACGCCGTCTCCATCACAGATCCACAGGCCGTCGTTGCTGGATTCTATAATGGTGTCCAGTTCATTGGACAGTTCCTGGAAAGACTCCAT comes from uncultured Desulfobacter sp. and encodes:
- a CDS encoding sigma 54-interacting transcriptional regulator, with the translated sequence MPECQELKWSHIAEAAVLRDLDGLGHALLNTCPGGVAVFNTALQVVIANRTARTALELREGEHLESCLACLAAPAWQVLESGTKVSGVTVNAGDAVFSALLSPIKQAGRVVGGTVFFEDITDLENMTRRMESFQELSNELDTIIESSNDGLWICDGDGVVLKVNPASEKLSDVIAEDAIGKNMTEIVAEGIIDHSVTLEVLKKRKKVSILQTTRIGRKLFLTGNPVFDANGRLVRVVVNERDITDISRLHRELEEKALLNAQYKRDLLEKQVYEAESQRIVAKSANYLAVMQKAVKLGGVDSTVLILGESGTGKGMISDLIHRYSTRADHPMIKINCGSIPETLVESELFGYEKGAFTGAGKQGKPGKFEIADKGIIFLDEIADLPAASQVKLLKFLEDGVITRVGSTRNRKVNVRIIAATNRDLKKMVDTGQFRNDLYYRLNVVPINIPPLRERKECIVPLFNHYILEFSRKYGKERPGITGEILDALAVYDFPGNVREMINICERLVVMSHSDEISLKDLPGVVRENIDPRPLITDPWQSGQTFRQMVETFEKELLTQVLQTTRTQSEAAEKLGLNQSTIARKVQKYRIRL